The following coding sequences lie in one Miscanthus floridulus cultivar M001 chromosome 9, ASM1932011v1, whole genome shotgun sequence genomic window:
- the LOC136479399 gene encoding uncharacterized protein, with translation MGRFKRFLGDVEAKEIPLLGRKYTWSNERSSPTLVRLDRAFCCVDWEDIFPDAVLQSSALVVSDHCPLVLGLKRLSRDLQKWGQRKIGNVKLQLGTAKEILHHLEIARDSRDLSPSEEWLRKKLKLHCLGLASLERTIAHLCSRVLYLKEGDANTSFSHQQARYRKKKNFIAKLEVGDQTVVDQKDKQEAVLQFYENLLGTAEEREYTIDFA, from the exons ATGGGTCGGTTCAAGCGCTTCCTAGGTGATGTTGAGGCTAAAGAAATTCCTCTGTTAGGAAGGAAATACACATGGTCTAATGAAAGATCTTCTCCCACCCTCGTGAGGCTTGATAGAGCTTTCTGTTGTGTTGATTGGGAGGATATCTTCCCTGATGCCGTCCTGCAGAGCAGCGCCTTGGTTGTGTCTGATCATTGCCCACTGGTTTTGGGTTTGAAG AGACTTAGCCGGGACCTTCAGAAATGGGGCCAACGGAAAATTGGTAATGTCAAGCTTCAGCTAGGGACAGCCAAGGAAATTCTGCATCATCTTGAGATTGCTAGGGATTCCAGAGATCTTTCTCCAAGTGAGGAATGGCTGAGGAAGAAACTTAAGCTTCATTGTTTGGGATTGGCTTCTCTTGAACGTACTATTGCTCACCTCTGTTCTAGAGTTCTGTACTTGAAGGAAGGTGATGCTAACACGTCCTTTTCCCACCAGCAAGCCCGTTACAGGAagaagaaaaacttcattgcaaaGTTGGAAGTGGGTGATCAAACAGTAGTTGACCAAAAAGATAAACAGGAAGCAGTCCTGCAGTTTTATGAGAATTTGTTGGGCACGGCTGAGGAGAGGGAATATACCATTGACTTTGCATAA